DNA from Quercus lobata isolate SW786 chromosome 1, ValleyOak3.0 Primary Assembly, whole genome shotgun sequence:
ATGGGCTACTTTGTTTCCCTGTCTTCGAGTATAGTGGAAAACCAAGGACCTGAAGTGGGAAGAAAGGGcctttatatttgaaattatatgcCCAAAGGGTGCAGCCGAGTAGTCCTCTGAATTCATAGCTTGAATTGCAATTTCAGAATGGTCCTCCAGGATGACATGATCAAACCCGAGCTCTAAGGCAAAGATAAGAGCCCTTCTTGCTGCCAACACTTCCACTATCTCCACGGAAGTGGGTAGAGGAATAACTTGTGTTAGTGCAGCCATTACTAGACCACAGTCGTTGCGGATGATGGTTCCTAAACCTGCTTCATCATGCCCCTAGAAAATAGCCCTATCAAAATTGGCTTTGACTCAATCCATAGAGGGAGGCAACCACTTAGTGATGCTACGGGCAGGGAGTGGTTTTTGAGGAGCTGTGTTGGCTTGCTAAAATTCTTGAAGAGCATCTCTTGCCATTGAATTTATCAGCTTCATATCAGCCACATCTTTACCTAATCTCAGTTTATTTTGTCTGAACCATATCTGATATGCTATCATTGCAAACAGGTTAGAGGGATGGGACTTCTCCAAACACAAGCGAAACACATCCAAGAAAGAAGAGCACTCCCTAGCTTCACTCCTCAGCAAACTAAAATGGACAGTCCAAACCTCATTTAGCTTTGGACACGACCATAAGGCATGCAAAGTTGATTCTTGAGCTACACCGTAAGCTTGGCAAGTGGGATCAGTAAGGACTTTTCGCTTTACCAGATTTACTGGAGTTGGTAAGGCATCCGGATTCGTGCGCCACAACAAAGTTTTTATTCTGTTAGGAGTCCTCATTTTCCAAAGCCCCTTCCACGAGCTTTTTGGCATGGACCTGGTAAAAGCTCCAACATTTGAGCTCAGCTCATCATTCACCAGGAGTTTATACCCAGCTTTCATCGAATACAGCCCATTCACATTGCTACACCAACATAGCATGTCTTCAACTTCATTGAGGCTCAGGGGAATTGCTTTGATCAGCTTGGCTTCATGAGCCAAGAAATTATTATCAACTGCCTCATCAATCCAGCACCTTCGAACCTTATCAATCAAAATTGATACTTGAGCATCACAGCCGTAGAAAGTTGGAGGAGATTGAATTCTTGGGTATTGTGGGCCAGGAAGCCAATTGTCATTGTAAATTAGGATGTTTTCGCCATTTCCCACTCGCCATTGGGTCCCCTTTTTTATGATCTCTCGGCCTTTAAGGATACTCTTCCAAGCAAAGGAACCCTTATCTTTCTTTGCATAAAAAATAGTGCCCTTTGGGAAAAACTTCGCTTTGAAAAACCTGTGGAAGAGAAAGGACTTATTTTCCAATAATCTCCACACTTGCTTTGCCAACATTGcatcattaaatttttgtagttcTTTGAAACCCATGCCACCCCTGTCTTTTGGAAGGCAAAGTGTGCTCCACTTTGACCAATGGATCTTCCTTTGGTTTCCACGGTGCCCCCACCAGAATTTACAGATCATCTGTTCTATGTCATTGCATaaggtgatgagaaatttgaagcaGCTCATGGCAAAGGTTGGGATAGCTTGCACCATCGCCTTTAGCAATACTTCTCGCCCAGCTTGGGAAAGGAGCTGTTCTTTCCAACCCTATAGTTTGGCCCACACCCGCTCTTCGATAAACCTGAGACTTGCCTTCTTATTCCTGCCCACGAGGGTAGGGAGACCGAGGTATTTCTCATATTGCTTGACCTCTTGAACCCCTAGTAAGCTTATGATATGCTCAATGGTTGTTGCTGGAGTAGATTtgctaaaaaagagagaggtcTTAGACTTATTTAACTGCTGCCTTGAGGCTCTTTCATAGCTGCCTAATATGTCTTGGATCTTGAGGCATTCAGTAGTTGAGGATCTGTAGAAGAGCGAACTGTCGTCGGCAAAGAAGAGGTGAGTTAGCCGAGGACCCTTCTTGCAAATGGAAACCCCTCTGATTTGTCCAGAGTTCACAGAGTGTTGGAGAAGGCTATGGAGACCTTCTGTGCAGAAAAGGAAGAGGTAGGGGGAGAGCGGGTCTCCTTCTCTGATGCCTCTAGTGGGATGGACAATTGGAGAGGGTTCATCGTTAATAAGGATCGAGTAACTAACTATTGAGATACATTACATCATTAAGGCCACCCACCTGTCTGCAAAACCCATGCCCTTCATTATTAGCTCCAGATACTTCCATTTAACCCGGTCGTATGCCTTGCTCATATCTAACTTCAAGGCCATGAAACCCGACTTGCCCAATTGGTGATGCTTCATATAGTGCAGAGTTTCAAAAGCCATCAGTATGTTGTCTGTGATTACCCTACCTGCCTGAAAGGCACTTTGGTTTTTTGATACTACTGATGGGAGGATACTCTTGAGTTTGTTTGCAAGCACCTTAGACACCACTTTATAAATCACACTGCATAAGCTTATAAGACGAAATTCAGAAATTCTTTTCGGGAATTTTACTTTTGGAATTAAAGCAATATGCGTAAGGTTTATTTCTCTTGGAATCCTACAGTTTTGCAAACAGTCTAATACAGCAGAGCAAACATCATCACCCATAGTATTCCAAAAAGACTGATAAAAGAGCGGGGGCATACCATCAGGGCCTGGGGCTGTAATGGCTTTCATTTGATTTATGGCTATTTCCACTTTCTCCCTGTTGAAGTCTCTGAGTAGCATCGCATTCATTGAGTCAGTTACTGAAGGTTGAAATTTTCCAAGGATGTCAGAAAATTTAGATGAAGAGGAGGTAGAAAATAGATATTGGTAGTACTCAACAGCAATGTTTTTAATTTGAGTGTCTTCCGTACACCAAACATTCTGGGAATTCCTCATTCCCAATATCCTATTTCTCCGATATCTTTGTGAAACCTTACTGTGGAAATAAGCAGTATTCTTGTCTCCACACTTCAGGAAAAGCACTCGAGACCGCTGTTGCCATATCTGGTTTTCTTTATCAAGAATGTCATCAATTTCCTTCTGGAGAGATTTTACCAACATTAGATCACCCCCCTTTGCTGCATCCAATTTAGCTTTTGTAAGGAGAATTTTCTTCTCCTCAAGCATCTTCCTAACACTTCCAAAAGAGTTTTTGCTCCACTTAGTGAGCTTCACACCACAAATTTTAACTTTCCCAGCTACCTCAGGCATTGTAGCCCCAACACTAGGAGGACCCCAGGCACTATTGACTGTGTCACTACAACCCCTATCTTGAAGCCACATTTGTTCGAATTTAAAAGAACGTTTTGGGTTAGGAATGATACCTTCAGGCTTCACGAAAATGGCTTGATGGTCCAACGAGTTGGAGTAGAGGTGCTGAACTTTGGTACCCGGGTTTTGGGAAAGCCATTGATTGTTGGCTATTGCTCTGTCAAGGCGCTCAAGAACAAAGCCACCATGCTGCCGCCCTTTCCAAGTGAACTTTTTCCCAACAAATCCCAAATCCTTCAACCCGAGCTCATCCAAGACTTCACGAAAGGCTTTCATTGGAGTTTCACTTCTAGGACCCAAGCCACACTTCTTATGGGACCAAAGGATTTCGTTGAAGTCCCTAGCGCACAACCACGATATTGAGGAGCTTGCATGAAGTTGGCGGAGGAGAGCCCAAGTGTCACATTTTTTGGCCGGATCAGCAAAGCCATAAATGCTGGTAAGACGCCATTTACTTCCTGGTGAGTTGCCAACCACGGCATCAATGTGGTTCGGCGGCGATGTTGTTACTGCTATCTTTAACGAGTTCTTCCAAAACAGAGCTAGGCACCCCAATCTATTGGCTTGCGGAGTGATCCAATATTGATCAAAACCCAACTTGGAACACAAACTAATCAGTGTAGCTTCTCACACCCACGTCTCGGCTAGGAAGAGGGCGGTGGGATCTTGTGTTGAATAAAACACTTGAGCTCGTGGTGCGTCGGTTCCCAAGCCTACGCATGTTCCAGAATAACAGACTCATCTTGCTCAGCGGGGCTGTCGACCAGCCACTGTCGTTTGGGGAGAGGATGATTGGAAGTCATCGTCTGTGGTTGCTAACCGTTTCGGTTGAGTCTTCTAAGTTTGGTAAAGGTCCTCTTTTGCCTAAGGAGGTTTCTAGAAACTCATCATTACATCAAactcatttaaataatataaaccatacaaataaaaaaaaaatatatatatatatatatctcttccATTCCTCTCTTCTCTGTCTTTATCTCCCCGGTTTGTCTCTATCTCCCAAGCAAACCAATCACAACCACCACTTCACCACCACACATGTCTAGCAAGgtagcaaccaccaccacacacCTAGCAAggcaacaaccaccaccaccccacCATCACACACACCCCACCAAGGCAGAAACCACCAACAGaacagaagaaaaagaaaaagaaaaaagaaaaaacacacacacacacacacacacacaccaccaattcaaacaaacaaatagccaccgattcaaacaaacaaatagccATCAACTCAAACAGACAAACATAGCCACTGATTCATCATTTCATCAAACAAACACCAACAACAACCTTCACCGATCTAGCCACCGATTCAAATAGACaaacaccaacaacaaccatCACCGATCCAGCCACCAAGAAACCACAAAcccagagacgataaggaagCACACTCCACCGAGAAACccaaaaattccaaacgaaacccaaaattaaatcaacaaccCTTCAATTTTCAGTTTGGGGATAGAGCAATACagtgaagaggaaaaaaaaataccaacttGTTCCATCACTGATCCAGCCATCGAGAAACTACAAACCCAGAAACGAGGAGGAAGCACGCTCCACTGAGAAacccaaaattccaaaagaaacccaaaattaAACCAACAACCCTTGATTCTTTAGTTTGGGGATAGAGTGATACAgtgaagagggaaaaaaagtcATCGGAAAAGAGAGTGATTGAGCATGGGCAATGGAGCTTCTGTAATtaggagagagagggagaagagtGACTGAGATGAAAAGAATGAGTGAGAAGAGGAGAGTGTAGCCTGTGACTCTGTACCGTGTAGAGTAAATGAGGAGAGAGAAGGTTCtcattttctattaaaataataatattatttttacaacCAAGTGAACAGTAGGTTCTATATATAAGAACCCACTGTTCACaggttgcaaaattttttaagtacCCATACCTGGATGTTGGACaatttttgatgttttggatgtaaaatagcaactgggGGGTGATTACACCCCCCACTGCTAGTACTCTAAACTGCTACTTCCAGAGATTTATTCAGTACAAAGTTTATCTATTCATCCAAGTGCAAATTAGTGTAAAATTTAAAGACTTTAAATTCTTTTGATCCTGAATGGTAGTATATCAGAAGATGCCGTAGTCCATCAACAGTAGTTTGATTTGATCAAGCAAATCAATTGGTACAGTTCTAACCATATAGAACTTCTCCCGTGAAATACTAGTTCTTGGTTGCTATAATGGCGTATTAGACAAAAGTCATATTCAGAACTATATCTTGTACATGCGATTATTATTCCACAATTGATCAGATagccatttttctttttggcaagAATACATTGAGGACACATTTCCTTTTctggaaggaatttttttttttttttttgcttccaTAACCTATCTAAAAGCTTATTAAGCAGAGACCTATGGGGAAAGCTCTTATAATTCATAGGTTAAGTCTTTGAGCATGTCTCTTTGTACAGGAAGCTTCTACTGCTAAACTCTTTGTTACTCCTTTACATGGGTCACCAAATGTATTAATTGATACTCCAACTCTACAACTCTTTGATCCAACACAAGCCTGTAAAAATTCAGACTAGTCAGTATAAACCAAAATAAGTTGGGTATTATAAAGAGAGGAGGTTCatgaaactctttaaaaaaaaagtgagcaATATCACACCTTCTGTACAACTGCAAGAGCATTACTGCTGCTGCACTGGCCATGACCAAAGCTCCCACAAGTCCCATCAGGAGTTCCAAAACTTGCAAACTTGATTGAAGAGATGACCTGACCAGGAAATGGGCATTCCAGTGATAGTAGAGGCCCTGATTTCATTCCTGACGTTGAATCTGCATCCCATGTATCAACAGGTGATGGGTGAGACTCTGAAACATGTGAGCACAAACTTCCAGTCTGTCTTGTGGCAAAAGATATCTTCGTTGGATCACCACCGATTTCTTCAAACAATACAAGAGTATTGCCACTTGATTGCAACCATGAGCGGGGTACATGGTACCTGTGAGATCAGTGATATGAGAAATAAATCTTTTTACTTCAATACTTTTCCCATGATGAGTCCTTGCAGCACTTACAGTGTTTGAGATGGCTTCCCACAGTTCTTGAGGCATTTGCTTGAACTATAAGATCCTCGATAATTACAAGAGTCAGTGCAGCCACTATTTGAAGCAACATACACTGGCCAATAACGTCCAATGCTTTGTCCATTCACCCATGCCTCACCCTTCCCCATCCCTGTAAAATCTATTGCAACTGGGTCATTGCCAGCAGGTGCATCAAACTTTGTCTGCATCAACAAGTATAGTTTTTTATTAGTATCTAAAAAGTTGTTCCAATAGCATTTCCATTGATCTTCTTCTAAAGCATGCAAGTAGACTAGTGATACTGAAATCCACTTCATTTGGATATGGACAACAAGATTACAGAGGACAATTGAGCCGTTGTGAGTAAAAAACTTACCATTTATGATTCCCTTGGTCATGAGATAAGGTATTTGAATGATTCAActcaaaattaaagtttaaaaaaaaaaaaaataccttgtACCAAGTCAAGTGTTGGTTTTTGGGCAAGGTAGATTGTGAAACCCACTGTGAAGAACTTCCACTAGACAGACCTAATTCTTCACCTTGAAGTCCAACCTGCACTTGCAAtaacaaagagaaaaatagaggaaaagcaaatattattgattaatcctttttgagttatgaacaaaaaaattaagtatcCTTTTTAGGAGTTGTATATCAGCTTATTCtgaactaattaattaataaataggTTTCTTCAGTTTTCCTAGTTGGTGGGACTCATCCCATTGTCTGTTTAAGAACTTCTATCTTTCCCAAATCTGTATTAGgacattgattttgatttttttttttttaatttttttgactctttttttaatttttttattttttaacgaAGAAAACAAACGAAAAAGAAATAGTAAGTACACTGACCTGATATGTCCACTGCTGAGAAGAGAGATCAACAGTAGTGCCACTTTTTGCACTTTTCAGCTTTACCGGGCCAGTAATCCCCGCACccgttttttcataaaatgctCCATAGTtctgatataaatatatagaggtattcattaaaaaatactTATAACTACTGATTTATTGAGTGCTGAAACTTGTTCATCCAATAAATATTAGATTTATTCAACAAAAACTATTCTGGCAAAAATATTTCCATTCTTTAATAAATGCAGGAAGGCTAAACCTGAAGTCCCACTGTCAAACTCAGGAGATCGATTGTGTTCTTCCCAGCTGAAAGTGAAATGGGGATCTCCAATGCAACCTTAGCATTGCCACTGTTGCCTTTTCCACTCCCTGCAAAGGTTCCAATACTTATATCAGACTATCAGTACAAAAGACACAGTATAAAATAATTCTAAACTAGCATGTATCCATCAAACATTTCAAAAGAACTACTGTAATTATTACATGAAAGTTTTGTGTCTGGATCAGGCTTGGTCCTAGTTCCTTTAACCTTTTAATTTACAGGAGATATCaaggttcttttttttggatcttggcACCGACATATAGAAGTAACTGaacacttaaaaaatattatttatagaaTTATAGTGCACACGTGCACACTAGATGTTTTGAGAACCTATGCCTTCCTTAACCTACTTAATGATAAATGCTTTTGTCTTTCACAAATTAAGAAGGAAGCCAAGATTGAGCCTTCCTCTAGACCTTTAACCACCTCAGCCTTGGTAGTTTCGTTGcaggaaaaaataattgaagaaaaaagatcaaaagAAAGCAATTATTCCATCATGATTTCTCAAAACGCTACACGCCTCAGGTTATCCAGGGAGCAACCATCCAAAATTTAAGATATGGCACAAAAAACGAAGGACCTCCAAGAAAAGTGGCAAAAGGGGAAACATTATGGAAAGACAGAGAGAATCATAATTCTATGGTAATCCAAGTATATCACATTCTcattacttaataatttttcatcacctGCAAGTTTCCCATTAATAAAGACATGAAGGGCATGACCAAGTGATTCCACATGAAGAACTGTTTGAGATCCATCAAGGAAAGGCTCATCGCCTTTAATATTAGTGCTGACAAAacagcaagaaaaaaaaaatgttttacaatAGTGAATGCATCACAACTGGCTGGAGAGGCTAACAATATGCCAAAGAAAGAAGCCATATGAAAAAGTGACTTGTATACCTTAATGAGTACCACAAGTAGTCGCTTTTATCAGCTGTAGTATTTATTTGCTCCAATAGCCCAAGTTTCACAAATGCGCTGTCCAATGAGATACCTACTGGTTCATTTATCCAACTCCAATCAGAGCCTATTGCTTCAGAGGAGTCAACATTACTGTTTAAAGATTGATGAATGAAGCTTGGAACCATAGTGGCAGAGTTAATCTGTCATGGGAAAATTATATTCAAAGTGATCAATTAGggaatactaataaaaaaaatagaaattgattACTACAAGAAAATGATAGCCACAAAAATGCTTATTTTAGCAGTTTTGGTTGCTTCCACAGTTCTCATGTGTGAACAAGCAAGAGGGAGCTTCACGAAATAAAACACTCACGAAATAACTATTGCAATTCTCTTACTCTTGGTTGCAGCACACCAAGAGTAAGAGAAAATCATCCTTTTACCATTATGGTATCATGAGATAATAAGAGAAATTTAATAGACGAAACTCTTATAATGATTGCATAGGCCAGTAATGCAAATGAAACAATCCATATGATAAGAGACTGTGGTGTATAAACTTTATAAAGCATAACTTCATTTAATGTaacttacacacacacattccTCTCTTAATGAACATAAATTTACAAACATTGcaaaatttctcaaatcaaCTTGGACAAAACTACTAGGTAAGAAGCAGCTCCAATataataaaaaccaattaatttagacaaccatcaaaattcaaaacttgaTTTAAGTTTCTGACAAATTCATGGAAAATAATATCTTACAAAGATTACAAGTTCTGAAACGGTTATATAGAAGCTAGTACTGAAATTCATCTCAAAGTATGTCCTCTGATATTTTGTTGAAGTAAAAAGAGCAAAATATATTCACAACTAATTCAAAAGGTTAAAAAAACTCACGACTCTGCTTGGGACCTAATTTCAAGCAATCTAGACATGCTGTAGTCTTTCAGGGTATGAACTAAATCAAGACCAATGAAAAGGAAATTTTGAACTGCCAAAGAATCCTAATGCAAGTTAAAAATCCTTTATGACGTGCTTGGATTGAGGGGGGAGGGAGGGGGTTCATGCCGTAAAACATatgaataatatttaactataAGATAAAATTTAGGAACAAACAATTCAGGTGATATAAGAACTAGAGGGCTTTAtagatttataattaattaatacacTTTTTAAAAGGGAACTCAACAGAATGGAGCTACTAATATAACTAAGAAAGAGCAATCATGATTCACATCTTTATCACcaaatataaaatagtttgtgtatCGTTATGAAACCAAGGGAATCTGTCTCAATTAAAATGTATAAAGTGCAATGGAAGCTAATGAGCAAACCTTTGCAGTATTCAGAACTACATTCTTGCAGTCAGGTAAAATGCTCACAGACCATGCAGGCAAGCGATACGAATTGCCATTGAATTTCACAGTTGCATCAGATTGGGTGCCCACATTGGCAAGAAAGGCTGCACACTTGGATCCTGTTTTATAAACTGCAGCCTGAAATTCAGAATAAGCCCATGTTAGTTtaaaaacctcactttacatctcaatgcataaaaaaatttatttgtagtcATTCTACACACCAATTTGgtattgtattatttattttttctgaataaTTAGGTGATGGATTAAAGCATAAAGTAGAACTGGTCTTTTCTTACAACTGTAAAAGATGAAAATGGACCATAATGAGCTATACCTCCAAGTTTGAACCAAGAGAAGTAACTGTTGGATCAGTAGCCACCAATGCTGCTTCACAAAGCTTCACTGCCTTGTGCACATCTTTTAAGTGGCCCCACTTAGGCTGTCTAATAAGTCCTGCAC
Protein-coding regions in this window:
- the LOC115950922 gene encoding uncharacterized protein LOC115950922; translation: MAALTQVIPLPTSVEIVEVLAARRALIFALELGFDHVILEDHSEIAIQAMNSEDYSAAPFGHIISNIKALSSHFRSLVFHYTRRQGNKVAHRLARAACNFSSSFCTWIEEVPVCYYADYSAEIINIT
- the LOC115983625 gene encoding beta-galactosidase 8, which translates into the protein MRGGTTVFVLVLWWVLLAAAPTSYCANVTYDHRALVIDGQRRVLISGSIHYPRSTPEMWPDLVQKSKDGGLDVIETYVFWNLHEPVRSQYDFEGRKDLVKFVKTVADAGLYVHLRIGPYACAEWNYGGFPVWLHFVPGIAFRTDNEPFKAEMKRFTAKIVDLMKGEKLYASQGGPIILSQIENEYGNPGIESAFGSAGKSYVNWAANMAVSLDTGVPWVMCQQADAPDPIINTCNGFYCDQFKPNSNQKPKMWTENWSGWFLSFGGAAPYRPVEDLAFSVARFFQLGGTLQNYYMYHGGTNFGRTTGGPFISTSYDYDAPLDEYGLIRQPKWGHLKDVHKAVKLCEAALVATDPTVTSLGSNLEAAVYKTGSKCAAFLANVGTQSDATVKFNGNSYRLPAWSVSILPDCKNVVLNTAKINSATMVPSFIHQSLNSNVDSSEAIGSDWSWINEPVGISLDSAFVKLGLLEQINTTADKSDYLWYSLSTNIKGDEPFLDGSQTVLHVESLGHALHVFINGKLAGSGKGNSGNAKVALEIPISLSAGKNTIDLLSLTVGLQNYGAFYEKTGAGITGPVKLKSAKSGTTVDLSSQQWTYQVGLQGEELGLSSGSSSQWVSQSTLPKNQHLTWYKTKFDAPAGNDPVAIDFTGMGKGEAWVNGQSIGRYWPVYVASNSGCTDSCNYRGSYSSSKCLKNCGKPSQTLYHVPRSWLQSSGNTLVLFEEIGGDPTKISFATRQTGSLCSHVSESHPSPVDTWDADSTSGMKSGPLLSLECPFPGQVISSIKFASFGTPDGTCGSFGHGQCSSSNALAVVQKACVGSKSCRVGVSINTFGDPCKGVTKSLAVEASCTKRHAQRLNL